The following are encoded together in the Candidatus Woesebacteria bacterium genome:
- a CDS encoding phosphodiester glycosidase family protein: MKTTRLPGITFPKPTILRKIDFKIVSIALLSFIVTFLGASYYFSYTNSNSIKASLSKSLQNENDYKVSLENISQELENLKTQDQIKRNEELNATIKSMEISYDTAVSVYENLLKLKDKTETDDKLDDLFTSSLTLLSERKYSEANEKLKELTKNIDEVEAKIAAAAQPTIPANIASSNTPPGTGYSRQSVTTDVGTFVVSMVAADIGSTRVIVDTASEGDCGNDCPVLSLADYVSRNGAFAGINGTYFCPASYPSCAGKTNTFDLLVMNKNKYYFNSGNNVYSNNPAVIFGNGYVRFVSSASQWGRDTSVDGVISNYPLTLLNGNITFGGDDDPKKGSRGARSFVANKGNTVYIGVASGVTVAESAHVMKSLGMENAMNLDSGGSTALWSSGYKAGPGRNIPNAILFVKR, from the coding sequence ATGAAAACTACTAGACTTCCAGGAATTACTTTTCCAAAACCCACAATTCTCAGAAAAATAGATTTCAAAATAGTCTCAATCGCACTCTTGTCTTTCATTGTCACTTTTCTTGGTGCCTCCTATTACTTTTCTTATACAAATAGTAATTCTATAAAAGCTTCACTTAGTAAATCTTTGCAAAATGAAAATGATTACAAGGTAAGTCTGGAAAATATTTCCCAAGAACTGGAAAACCTAAAAACCCAGGATCAAATAAAAAGAAACGAGGAACTAAATGCAACTATAAAAAGTATGGAGATTTCTTATGATACCGCGGTTAGTGTTTATGAGAACTTGCTCAAATTAAAAGATAAAACAGAAACCGATGACAAACTTGATGATCTTTTCACCAGCTCCCTCACTCTTTTATCAGAGAGAAAATACAGTGAAGCAAATGAAAAACTAAAAGAGTTGACCAAAAATATTGATGAGGTTGAGGCAAAAATTGCTGCAGCTGCTCAGCCGACAATTCCTGCAAACATAGCATCAAGCAACACTCCTCCCGGCACGGGATACAGTAGACAAAGTGTTACAACAGATGTTGGTACATTTGTTGTAAGTATGGTTGCGGCAGATATTGGTAGTACAAGGGTAATAGTCGATACGGCAAGTGAAGGTGACTGCGGAAACGATTGCCCCGTACTTTCCCTTGCTGATTATGTATCGCGAAACGGCGCCTTTGCGGGTATAAATGGTACCTACTTTTGTCCCGCCAGTTATCCTTCGTGTGCTGGAAAAACAAACACTTTTGACCTTCTTGTCATGAACAAGAATAAATACTACTTCAATTCAGGAAACAACGTCTACAGCAATAATCCGGCGGTGATTTTTGGAAATGGTTACGTCAGATTTGTATCAAGCGCTTCGCAATGGGGCAGAGATACCTCAGTTGATGGTGTTATCTCTAATTATCCGCTGACTTTATTGAATGGCAATATCACCTTTGGCGGTGATGATGATCCCAAAAAAGGAAGTCGCGGGGCTAGAAGTTTTGTCGCAAACAAAGGCAATACGGTTTATATCGGCGTGGCTAGCGGTGTAACGGTTGCGGAAAGTGCGCACGTAATGAAATCACTGGGCATGGAAAACGCGATGAATCTCGACAGTGGTGGTTCAACCGCGCTTTGGTCGAGTGGATATAAGGCGGGTCCAGGTAGAAATATTCCAAATGCGATTTTGTTTGTGAAAAGGTAA